The following are encoded together in the Triticum dicoccoides isolate Atlit2015 ecotype Zavitan chromosome 6B, WEW_v2.0, whole genome shotgun sequence genome:
- the LOC119326183 gene encoding uncharacterized protein LOC119326183: MEIAKYYAQLPYELSGPNVSFALGPPAPPIRTHTLTSRVTNHQQQSPSFLLLLILKKHRSLVPKKEMEVKKRAAAIAALCIMLLLVLPSGQRQQVSAVSDFCKCFNDCYPGCRSPGVPRWLCIPFCANKCSPNTNQAGDGVGSAAATCRMACKIHICDYSEGPADAADADLCMQNCNKMKIWSHKAHN; this comes from the exons ATGGAAATAGCGAAATACTATGCTCAGCTACCTTACGAATTATCCGGGCCAAATGTCAGTTTTGCCCTCGGACCTCCAGCGCCCCCTATAAGAACACACACACTGACTAGCAGAGTCACCAATCACCAACAGCagtccccttccttccttctcctattGATCCTTAAGAAGCATCGTTCGTTGGTCCCGAAGAAAGAGATGGAGGTGAAGAAGAGAGCGGCAGCCATTGCCGCCCTGTGCATCATGCTCCTCCTCGTGCTGCCGTCCGGGCAGCGGCAGCAGGTGTCCGCCGTGTCCGACTTCTGCAAGTGCTTCAACGACTGCTACCCTGGGTGCAGGAGCCCCGGCGTGCCGCGCTGGCTCTGCATCCCGTTCTGCGCCAACAAGTGCAGCCCCAACACCAACCAGGCCGGCGACGGTGTCGGCTCTGCGGCTGCCACATGCAGGATGGCCTGCAAGATACACATCTGCGACTATTCAGAGGGGCCAGCCG ATGCAGCTGACGCCGACCTCTGCATGCAGAACTGCAACAAGATGAAGATATGGAGCCACAAGGCCCATAATTAG
- the LOC119325894 gene encoding LOB domain-containing protein 29-like, giving the protein MIHFTSCKEQEYTTNIDQVAGAMTGFSSPCGACKFLRRKCVNGCVFAPHFCHEQGAAHFGAIHKVFGASNVSKLLTSLPAIDRREAAATISYEAQARLHDPVYGCVAHIFALQQQAVNLQAQLESLKAQAPQGYTNTYSASSPEEDSIKAEVMACQKGEARMPRPAELCPSVKSESESYFGNGLMTCNSMQSSQDYNISHVYTPDYTAPFNDDGIHSSTMFPVDIQEYLQENGNYWH; this is encoded by the exons ATGATTCACTTCACAAGCTGCAAGGAACAAGAATACACCACCAACATCGATCAGGTAGCAGGAGCAATGACAGGGTTTTCCTCTCCATGCGGCGCATGCAAGTTCCTTCGGAGGAAGTGCGTGAATGGGTGTGTCTTCGCCCCACACTTCTGCCATGAGCAAGGGGCTGCACATTTTGGAGCCATCCATAAGGTCTTTGGTGCCAGCAATGTCTCAAAGCTCCTCACGAGCCTCCCGGCGATCGACCGCAGAGAGGCTGCAGCCACCATCTCCTACGAGGCACAGGCCAGGCTACATGATCCTGTCTATGGTTGCGTCgcgcacatatttgctctgcagcaGCAG GCTGTGAATCTGCAAGCACAGTTGGAGTCATTAAAGGCCCAGGCACCACAAGGGTACACAAATACTTATTCCGCATCAAGCCCTGAAGAAGACAGTATTAAGGCTGAGGTTATGGCTTGCCAGAAAGGGGAAGCCAGGATGCCACGGCCAGCAGAATTATGCCCCTCTGTAAAGAGTGAAAGTGAGAGCTACTTTGGAAATGGCCTTATGACCTGCAATTCCATGCAATCTTCTCAGGATTACAACATTTCACATGTATATACACCTGACTATACAGCCCCGTTTAATGATGATGGTATCCACAGTAGCACCATGTTTCCTGTTGATATCCAAGAATATCTGCAAGAGAAtgggaattattggcactga